In Microvenator marinus, one genomic interval encodes:
- a CDS encoding helix-turn-helix transcriptional regulator — MAVENTWTFLTNHAHVLLCLVENPDSRTRDLSERVGITERAVQRIVSELEDEGYVIKTRVGRRNHYEVILDKYLRHPVESHRSVQCLVDLIKE, encoded by the coding sequence ATGGCTGTAGAAAACACTTGGACCTTTCTGACAAATCACGCGCACGTACTCCTCTGTCTTGTAGAGAATCCAGATTCACGCACCCGTGACCTCTCGGAACGTGTAGGCATCACCGAGCGCGCCGTACAGCGCATCGTCTCGGAGCTCGAAGATGAAGGCTATGTGATCAAGACACGCGTGGGACGTCGCAACCATTACGAAGTCATTCTAGACAAATACTTGAGGCATCCCGTCGAATCCCACCGCTCTGTTCAATGCTTGGTTGATCTGATCAAAGAATAA
- a CDS encoding fumarate hydratase, translating into MSEFQYEKPFQFSEDPTRYRYLGSDGVSTQTIGGETFVKIEPEVFAELARQALHDTSFYLRTAHQERVAAILKDPEASDNDRFVARTLLKNSVIAANGQLPICQDTGTAIVVGKKGHRVLTDGEDPKHLSKGIWQTYQTDNLRYSQVVPLTMYKEKNSGNNLPAQIDIYASKGASYEFLFLAKGGGSANKTYLFQETKALLNPESLEKFLVEKMKTLGTAACPPYHVAFVIGGTSAESTLKTVKLASAKELDHLPTTGSDGGRAFRDVELEERLLKAAWGTGLGAQFGGKYFAHDVRVIRLPRHGASCPVGMGVSCSADRNIKAKIDESGIWLEEMEQHPERFLLEAENDEDAGVRINLNQPMDEIRAELSKYPVKTRVLLSGRLIVARDMAHARLKDMIDRGEPMPQWFKDHPVYYAGPAKTPPGMPSGSFGPTTAQRMDAYVDFFQSLGGSLVMLAKGNRSKQVTDACHKHGGFYLGSIGGPAAILAAESIKKVEVQDFEDLGMEAIWSIDVEDFPAFILVDDKGNDFFQQLK; encoded by the coding sequence ATGAGCGAATTCCAATACGAGAAACCCTTCCAGTTTTCTGAAGATCCAACGCGCTACCGATATCTCGGTAGCGACGGCGTCAGCACCCAGACCATCGGGGGAGAGACATTCGTGAAGATCGAACCCGAGGTCTTTGCTGAGTTGGCTCGTCAAGCGCTTCACGACACGTCGTTCTACCTGCGGACAGCACACCAAGAGCGAGTTGCAGCAATCCTCAAGGACCCCGAGGCTAGCGATAATGATCGTTTTGTTGCACGGACTCTCTTGAAGAACTCGGTGATAGCAGCCAATGGGCAATTGCCGATTTGCCAAGATACCGGAACAGCGATTGTCGTCGGGAAAAAGGGTCATCGCGTCCTTACCGATGGCGAAGATCCTAAGCACCTCTCGAAGGGAATCTGGCAAACCTACCAGACCGACAACCTTCGGTACTCTCAGGTAGTTCCGCTGACCATGTACAAGGAGAAGAACTCGGGCAATAACCTTCCCGCCCAGATCGATATCTACGCTTCGAAAGGGGCGAGCTACGAGTTTCTCTTCTTGGCTAAAGGGGGCGGCTCTGCGAACAAGACCTACCTTTTCCAGGAGACCAAGGCGCTCCTGAATCCCGAAAGCCTTGAGAAATTCCTCGTTGAGAAGATGAAGACGCTTGGCACCGCCGCCTGTCCTCCATATCACGTAGCCTTTGTCATTGGGGGCACCAGCGCCGAGTCCACACTCAAGACCGTGAAACTCGCCAGTGCCAAGGAGCTCGACCACCTCCCTACGACTGGATCAGACGGTGGGCGTGCGTTTCGTGATGTCGAACTCGAGGAGCGGCTTCTAAAGGCTGCGTGGGGAACGGGCCTCGGCGCACAGTTTGGAGGAAAGTACTTTGCCCATGATGTGCGCGTAATAAGGCTCCCAAGGCACGGGGCCTCATGTCCCGTGGGCATGGGGGTGTCGTGTTCTGCCGATAGGAATATCAAGGCGAAGATCGATGAGAGCGGAATCTGGCTCGAGGAGATGGAGCAACATCCAGAGCGCTTCCTGCTCGAGGCAGAGAACGACGAAGATGCCGGTGTTCGTATCAACCTGAATCAGCCAATGGATGAGATACGGGCAGAACTTTCCAAATATCCAGTGAAGACCCGCGTGCTCTTAAGCGGAAGGTTGATCGTCGCGCGAGACATGGCGCACGCCCGACTCAAAGACATGATTGACCGCGGGGAGCCTATGCCTCAATGGTTTAAGGATCATCCGGTCTACTATGCGGGTCCTGCTAAAACGCCTCCAGGAATGCCTTCCGGGTCGTTCGGGCCAACCACAGCCCAACGCATGGACGCTTATGTAGACTTCTTCCAATCACTCGGTGGCTCGCTCGTGATGCTGGCTAAGGGGAATCGCTCCAAACAAGTCACTGACGCTTGCCATAAACACGGTGGCTTCTACCTCGGTAGCATCGGTGGCCCAGCCGCGATCCTCGCAGCCGAGAGCATTAAGAAAGTAGAGGTTCAGGATTTCGAGGACCTTGGAATGGAGGCCATCTGGAGCATTGATGTGGAAGATTTCCCGGCGTTCATCCTCGTGGATGACAAGGGCAACGATTTCTTCCAGCAATTGAAATGA
- a CDS encoding murein L,D-transpeptidase catalytic domain family protein, with protein MISPFNSHGYKPLVLGVLLTLACSEDAVDSEPSEVQERPQNPETQPPEQEIPAPQDPQIQDPQPQDPEPPGCDSDPTCISTFPSRISADTTTGTREWDSYECAPETNESGPELVYRVVIQEPGFFSAQLSGEPEGVDVDVHLLLERNPASCMDRGNFRAGSWLEAGEYWLVADTWVNDEGVEFAGTFDLDVNVTTSQTFTTHGINEELANDALRAFSLAWQRDETRRFEYTLTDFSMHSSQKRQWVFDLNSGELLFNLHTAHGEGSIEGEDLGMASKFSNVLGSHQSSLGLMRTDETYVGDYGYSVLLDGLEAGFNDRVREREIVVHPWFGNAQDIIERDGWVTPSWGCATLEESISDQVIDTISFGTLMFFWYPDPTWRSESEYLN; from the coding sequence TTGATTTCTCCGTTCAACTCACACGGCTACAAGCCGCTTGTACTTGGGGTACTCCTTACACTCGCTTGTTCTGAAGACGCAGTGGACTCGGAGCCGTCCGAAGTTCAAGAGAGGCCACAGAACCCAGAAACTCAGCCACCTGAGCAAGAGATCCCGGCTCCTCAAGACCCCCAGATTCAAGACCCTCAACCACAGGATCCAGAACCACCAGGTTGCGATTCAGACCCCACCTGTATCTCTACATTCCCGTCCAGAATCAGCGCTGATACCACCACAGGTACGCGGGAGTGGGATAGCTACGAGTGCGCGCCCGAGACAAACGAGTCGGGGCCTGAGTTGGTCTACCGAGTTGTGATCCAAGAGCCGGGATTCTTCAGCGCCCAACTCTCGGGAGAGCCGGAAGGTGTGGATGTGGATGTTCATCTGCTTCTGGAGCGGAACCCAGCATCCTGCATGGACCGAGGAAACTTCCGAGCGGGCTCTTGGCTTGAAGCGGGCGAGTATTGGTTGGTGGCTGACACCTGGGTCAATGATGAGGGCGTAGAGTTTGCTGGCACATTCGACCTTGATGTCAATGTGACCACCAGTCAGACTTTCACCACGCACGGGATCAATGAGGAGCTCGCCAACGACGCGCTCCGCGCGTTTTCGCTCGCCTGGCAGCGCGACGAGACCCGACGTTTCGAATACACGCTCACGGACTTCTCGATGCACTCAAGCCAGAAACGGCAATGGGTGTTCGACCTAAACTCGGGAGAGTTGCTCTTCAACCTCCACACCGCCCACGGAGAGGGGTCCATTGAAGGCGAGGATCTCGGGATGGCTTCTAAATTCTCGAATGTTTTGGGAAGTCACCAATCAAGCCTCGGCCTGATGCGCACGGATGAGACCTACGTAGGAGACTATGGCTATTCCGTGCTTCTGGACGGCCTAGAAGCCGGATTTAATGACCGTGTGCGCGAAAGAGAGATCGTGGTCCACCCTTGGTTTGGAAACGCACAGGACATCATTGAGCGAGACGGCTGGGTCACCCCGAGCTGGGGCTGTGCGACGCTCGAAGAGTCCATCTCAGACCAAGTCATCGACACCATCTCGTTTGGAACCCTGATGTTCTTTTGGTACCCAGATCCGACCTGGCGCTCAGAATCTGAGTACCTCAACTGA
- a CDS encoding peroxiredoxin: MGLRINDIAPNFTADSTSGKLDFHDWIGDGYAILFSHPKDFTPICTTEFGAVAQLAGEFEKRNTKVMGVSVDSVEEHHKWKRDIEAFAGAPANFPIIDDSSLTVAKLYDMLPAEAILPDGRTPADSATVRTVFIIGPDKKVRLTMTYPMSVGRNFAEILRALDAVQITDGAPLATPANWVPGQDVVVSTSLNNEDAAARFGELDIKLPYLRFAKSK, translated from the coding sequence ATGGGACTCAGAATCAACGATATCGCACCTAACTTCACTGCCGACTCGACCTCCGGAAAGCTAGACTTTCACGATTGGATCGGAGACGGATATGCGATTCTCTTTTCTCACCCAAAGGATTTCACGCCGATTTGCACCACAGAGTTTGGAGCTGTGGCGCAGCTTGCGGGGGAGTTTGAAAAGCGGAACACCAAGGTCATGGGCGTTTCTGTAGACAGTGTTGAGGAGCACCACAAATGGAAACGAGATATTGAGGCTTTTGCGGGTGCTCCTGCAAACTTTCCAATCATCGATGACAGCTCTTTGACGGTCGCCAAGCTCTACGACATGTTACCAGCCGAGGCCATTCTTCCCGACGGACGTACACCTGCCGATAGCGCAACCGTGCGAACCGTTTTCATCATCGGCCCCGACAAGAAAGTTCGGCTTACAATGACATATCCAATGAGTGTTGGACGTAATTTCGCTGAAATTTTGCGGGCTCTAGACGCCGTTCAAATCACCGACGGCGCGCCGCTGGCTACTCCAGCAAACTGGGTCCCCGGACAAGATGTGGTAGTTTCCACCTCTCTAAACAACGAGGATGCTGCAGCGCGATTTGGAGAGCTCGATATCAAGCTTCCGTACTTGCGTTTCGCTAAGTCGAA
- a CDS encoding carbonic anhydrase family protein, whose product MSMRIFSALAVSAFLVACGAKEQQQVQTAGTDTVVKAASAQDPTPALTQGVRDAMTPDAVLNGLKAGNERFLNRTPLYRDYADQIADTSAGQFPSAVILSCIDSRIPTEVVLDQGIGDVFNARVAGNIVNAEILGSMEFATAVAGAKLVVVMGHTKCGAVMGACDNVDLGNVTSLVTNIRPSVEAVAGQSCASSDSSTVDKVASHNVERTIEEIRKQSAIMADLESQGKIKIVGAMYDISSGRVTFM is encoded by the coding sequence ATGTCCATGAGAATTTTTAGTGCGCTTGCTGTTTCCGCTTTCCTTGTTGCTTGTGGTGCGAAAGAGCAACAACAAGTCCAGACTGCCGGTACGGACACGGTGGTTAAGGCTGCTTCCGCACAGGATCCAACTCCGGCCCTTACCCAGGGAGTAAGAGATGCAATGACGCCTGACGCCGTTCTCAACGGCCTCAAGGCAGGCAATGAGCGTTTTCTCAACCGCACACCGCTCTACCGAGACTATGCAGACCAGATCGCTGATACCAGCGCTGGGCAGTTCCCTTCGGCTGTCATTTTGAGCTGCATCGACTCACGAATTCCGACCGAAGTCGTGCTCGACCAGGGGATCGGTGACGTGTTCAATGCGCGTGTCGCTGGGAATATCGTGAACGCCGAGATTCTCGGCTCAATGGAGTTCGCTACCGCGGTGGCTGGTGCGAAGCTTGTCGTGGTCATGGGCCATACCAAGTGTGGCGCGGTCATGGGAGCTTGCGACAACGTTGACCTCGGAAACGTAACGTCGCTCGTGACCAATATCCGCCCAAGCGTTGAGGCGGTCGCAGGCCAATCCTGCGCGTCTTCCGATTCGTCCACGGTGGACAAGGTCGCATCTCATAACGTGGAGCGCACCATTGAAGAGATTCGCAAACAGTCGGCAATCATGGCCGACCTTGAGAGCCAGGGTAAGATCAAGATCGTTGGCGCCATGTACGATATCTCTAGCGGTAGAGTCACCTTCATGTAA